The following proteins are encoded in a genomic region of Dyadobacter sp. UC 10:
- a CDS encoding CoA-binding protein yields the protein MKRTLIIGATSNPSRYAYLAAQKLMNYGHPIILVGRKKGFALGEDIHLEKSNWEDVDTVTLYINPSHQPEYYDYIVSLNPKRVIFNPGTENPEFKNILLNKNIIPIEGCTLVMLSTGQY from the coding sequence ATGAAACGTACGCTGATCATAGGTGCCACTTCCAATCCTTCCAGATATGCCTATCTGGCTGCCCAAAAACTTATGAATTACGGTCACCCTATCATTCTGGTAGGCCGGAAAAAAGGTTTTGCGCTGGGAGAAGATATTCATCTGGAAAAATCAAATTGGGAGGATGTAGATACCGTAACATTATATATCAATCCCAGCCACCAACCTGAATATTACGACTACATTGTCTCTTTAAATCCCAAACGCGTAATTTTTAACCCCGGTACCGAGAACCCTGAATTTAAAAATATCTTGTTGAATAAAAATATCATACCAATAGAGGGCTGTACGCTGGTCATGCTATCGACAGGCCAGTATTGA
- the pssA gene encoding CDP-diacylglycerol--serine O-phosphatidyltransferase, giving the protein MIRRNIPNALTCGNLLCGCIGVVEAFHNNLIISCILIGVALIFDFLDGFLARILKVSSAIGRDLDSLADMVTFGLLPSIILYQLLMQSIPDLMGIWKAYPAFIVAVFSAIRLAKFNNDTRQSDSFIGVPTPANAMLIASLPIIVYTEGAFWKDVIINTNNLLILAVVMSYLLVMELPLIALKFKNFGWKGNEARFVLIITSLVLLVTLKILAIPVILIIYILLSVLENVRKRSVS; this is encoded by the coding sequence ATGATCCGGAGAAATATACCTAATGCACTCACTTGCGGAAACCTGCTCTGCGGCTGCATTGGTGTGGTCGAAGCCTTTCACAATAATCTGATCATTTCTTGCATCCTGATCGGCGTTGCGTTGATTTTTGATTTCCTGGACGGCTTTTTGGCAAGAATACTAAAGGTGAGCTCCGCGATCGGCAGAGATCTTGACTCACTCGCCGACATGGTGACCTTTGGTTTACTCCCCTCCATTATTCTTTACCAGCTTTTGATGCAAAGCATACCCGACCTGATGGGCATCTGGAAAGCTTATCCTGCGTTTATTGTGGCTGTTTTTTCAGCGATCCGACTTGCAAAATTCAACAATGATACGCGCCAGAGCGACTCGTTCATTGGCGTACCAACTCCCGCCAATGCGATGCTTATAGCCTCGCTGCCCATTATTGTATATACGGAAGGCGCTTTCTGGAAAGATGTTATTATAAATACCAATAATCTGCTGATCCTGGCCGTGGTGATGTCCTATTTGCTGGTGATGGAACTCCCGCTGATCGCATTGAAATTCAAAAACTTCGGATGGAAAGGAAATGAGGCACGATTTGTGTTGATTATCACATCCTTAGTACTTTTAGTGACCTTGAAAATACTGGCAATACCTGTTATATTGATTATTTACATATTGCTGTCTGTTCTGGAAAACGTGAGAAAGCGAAGTGTTTCGTAG
- a CDS encoding 3-oxoacyl-ACP synthase III family protein produces MTFSRITGLGYYVPENVVTNEDLTKWMETSDAWIQERTGIRERRYFEHGKDTNYSMAAAASRQALDRAGLNANEIDVIVYATITPDYFFPGSAFLMQRELGMEGKPVIDIRQQCSGFVYALSIADQFIKSGMYRNALVVGSEIQSSWIDKSTAGRNTAVIFGDGAGAAVVSATDNPQHCILSTHLHADGRYAEELYVRDPGSSRVGRPVNKEMLEEGGYNVFMNGNAVFKHAIVRFGEVIGEALEANGLTPADLDLLVPHQANIRISDYVRQQLGLKESQVVNNIQRFGNTTAASIPIALTEAWEEGKLKEGDLLCLAAFGSGFTWASALIRW; encoded by the coding sequence ATGACATTTTCTCGAATAACCGGCCTGGGTTACTATGTCCCTGAAAACGTGGTGACTAACGAAGACCTTACCAAATGGATGGAAACTTCCGATGCATGGATACAGGAAAGAACCGGCATCCGGGAGCGCCGGTACTTTGAACACGGGAAGGATACCAATTATAGTATGGCCGCAGCAGCCTCACGCCAGGCGCTGGATCGGGCAGGATTGAACGCGAATGAAATTGATGTGATCGTTTACGCCACGATCACACCGGATTACTTTTTCCCCGGATCCGCGTTTTTAATGCAAAGGGAGCTCGGAATGGAAGGTAAGCCCGTGATTGATATCAGGCAGCAGTGCTCAGGATTTGTATACGCGCTATCCATTGCCGATCAGTTTATTAAGTCGGGCATGTACAGGAATGCACTGGTGGTGGGGTCAGAAATACAATCGTCCTGGATAGACAAAAGTACCGCAGGAAGAAATACTGCAGTGATTTTCGGTGACGGTGCCGGAGCGGCAGTTGTGTCCGCCACGGACAATCCCCAACACTGTATATTATCTACACACCTTCATGCCGATGGCCGGTACGCCGAGGAACTTTATGTCCGTGATCCGGGCAGCAGCAGGGTCGGTCGGCCTGTTAACAAGGAGATGCTTGAAGAAGGCGGATACAATGTTTTCATGAATGGAAATGCCGTTTTTAAGCATGCTATCGTGCGGTTTGGCGAGGTAATCGGAGAAGCGTTGGAAGCAAATGGCCTTACTCCTGCCGATCTGGATCTGCTGGTCCCGCATCAGGCCAATATCCGCATCAGTGATTATGTGAGGCAGCAATTAGGTTTAAAAGAATCGCAGGTTGTCAATAATATCCAGCGATTTGGGAATACGACAGCGGCTTCCATACCCATTGCATTGACGGAGGCCTGGGAAGAAGGAAAGCTGAAAGAAGGGGACCTGCTTTGCCTGGCTGCATTTGGAAGCGGGTTTACGTGGGCCTCCGCTTTGATCAGATGGTAA
- a CDS encoding MBL fold metallo-hydrolase, which translates to MVRVKSFVFNPFSENTYILHDDSGEAVMIDPGCFDKAEIAEIAAYIDTNNLKPVHIINTHAHIDHVLGVAALKRKYSIPFALHQLDEPLLKAVKTYASNYGFNGFDEPEIDSYLKEGEIFSFGSTDLDIIFVPGHAPGHVAFVNHAARFVIGGDVLFRLSIGRTDLPGGNHATLLESIRTKIFTLPDDYTVYAGHMEPTTIGFEKKNNPFFR; encoded by the coding sequence ATGGTACGCGTAAAGAGCTTCGTTTTTAACCCATTTTCTGAAAACACCTACATCCTCCACGACGATTCGGGCGAGGCGGTAATGATAGATCCCGGCTGTTTTGATAAAGCCGAAATAGCTGAGATAGCGGCTTACATAGATACGAACAACCTGAAACCGGTTCATATTATCAACACACACGCCCATATCGATCACGTACTTGGGGTCGCGGCGCTGAAAAGGAAATACAGTATCCCTTTTGCCTTGCATCAACTGGACGAGCCGCTACTCAAAGCGGTTAAAACATACGCTTCCAATTATGGTTTTAATGGCTTCGATGAACCGGAGATTGACAGTTATTTAAAAGAGGGTGAAATTTTCAGTTTCGGCTCGACAGATCTTGACATCATTTTTGTCCCGGGCCACGCTCCGGGCCACGTTGCGTTTGTAAACCATGCCGCCCGTTTTGTCATTGGCGGAGATGTGCTGTTTCGTTTGAGTATCGGGCGAACCGATCTGCCAGGAGGAAACCATGCCACACTTTTAGAAAGCATCCGCACAAAAATATTCACACTACCAGACGATTACACGGTTTATGCCGGGCATATGGAACCTACTACCATCGGCTTTGAAAAGAAAAACAATCCTTTTTTCAGATAA
- a CDS encoding NUMOD4 domain-containing protein produces the protein MNELNVSRSFWNEKWAKIKFDEIENAPHYEVSNYGRLKSFQNNPKEGVVIKGSVIQGYRSLNIRVTGGKTINRYVHKLVAEHFVDKPDAEHNFVIHIDFEKQNNYYENLKWVTKAEMIEHNRENPAFINRVIPRRTKNYKLTESKVRIIKKLLKNDNNRLKMIAKQFGITHTQLNRIRSGENWKHVTIEE, from the coding sequence ATGAATGAGTTAAATGTAAGTCGGAGTTTCTGGAACGAAAAGTGGGCTAAAATTAAATTCGATGAGATTGAGAATGCTCCTCATTACGAAGTATCTAATTATGGCAGACTGAAAAGCTTTCAAAACAACCCGAAAGAAGGGGTGGTAATAAAAGGATCGGTTATTCAGGGATACAGATCACTAAATATCAGGGTGACAGGTGGCAAAACGATCAACCGTTATGTGCACAAGCTGGTAGCGGAGCATTTTGTAGACAAACCCGATGCCGAGCACAACTTTGTAATACATATCGATTTTGAAAAGCAGAATAACTACTACGAAAATCTGAAGTGGGTCACAAAGGCTGAGATGATTGAGCATAATCGCGAGAATCCGGCTTTTATCAATCGGGTAATCCCCAGAAGGACAAAGAATTACAAGCTTACAGAAAGCAAGGTACGGATTATCAAAAAATTACTTAAAAACGATAATAACCGCCTCAAAATGATTGCGAAGCAGTTTGGCATTACACACACGCAGCTCAACAGGATCCGCTCAGGCGAGAACTGGAAACATGTAACCATTGAGGAATAA